A region from the Drosophila takahashii strain IR98-3 E-12201 chromosome 2L, DtakHiC1v2, whole genome shotgun sequence genome encodes:
- the LOC108068778 gene encoding uncharacterized protein: protein MNKQTKEWSRARLCKPKDNLTTEAGKRERFVPSCELEYTPVSMACLMGWEYARIWLRDRDKFVQQRERAVKAKYIKNDFEWWLKLRKTSKKFCKVGA from the exons ATGAACAAACAGACCAAAGAATGGTCTCGAGCTCGGCTTTGTAAGCCTAAGGATAATCTTACCACCGAGGCGGGAAAACGAGAACGCTTTGTGCCATCCTGCGAACTAGAG tACACTCCTGTATCGATGGCTTGCCTAATGGGCTGGGAATACGCCCGGATTTGGCTGCGCGATCGCGACAAATTTGTCCAGCAACGTGAACGCGCTGTCAAAGCGAAATATATCAAGAACGACTTCGAGTGGTGGCTAAAACTGCGCAAAACATCCAAAAAGTTCTGCAAGGTTGGGGCATga